One Purpureocillium takamizusanense chromosome 1, complete sequence genomic window carries:
- a CDS encoding uncharacterized protein (EggNog:ENOG503PWNI), which yields MACDLQDHLTAPTPDPATQEWVLDDIKTRCVIIHNISHDLIAKLRQDGWTVNSTAKVTIERLKKILMHVLEDSMHDTMRQFFNIDLRKFGTVQQFTNKLHWCWTRLEAVLDKPDERLFVYAAMEGFREARPDWYNN from the coding sequence ATGGCTTGCGATCTTCAGGATCACCTCACAGCCCCAACGCCTGACCCTGCGACTCAAGAATGGGTCCTTGACGACATCAAGACTAGATGCGTCATCATACACAACATCAGTCACGATCTGATTGCCAAGCTAAGGCAAGACGGCTGGACTGTAAACTCCACGGCGAAGGTTACCATAGAGCGGCTCAAGAAGATCCTCATGCACGTTCTGGAAGACTCGATGCATGACACGATGAGACAGTTCTTCAACATCGATCTTCGCAAATTTGGAACCGTCCAACAATTCACCAATAAGCTGCATTGGTGCTGGACGCGACTCGAAGCAGTGCTTGACAAGCCTGACGAGAGGCTCTTCGTCTATGCAGCTATGGAAGGCTTCCGTGAAGCCAGACCTGACTGGTACAACAACTGA